The Colletotrichum destructivum chromosome 8, complete sequence genome includes the window GACTCAACTTGTGTTTGCCGAGAAGTCAAAGGCATAGTATCTCTTTATCGGCGTTCGACTAGTTCATCAATCCTGAGTCTTGTCCATGTCTTGGATGTGCTTGGGAAATTGTCCTCGGTGAGCATCTTGATTTGTTGTTTATTTCTGTTTTCCCGACCGCAAGGGCCCGAAGACTCATTTTATGCAAGACCTGACATGTCACTAGCCCACCTGCTCCGCGGCTAGCGAACTTCTATTTTGTGACGTCTACACATCATGTTTTGATGTAGTCAACATGCCTTACTCCAGTCAAAAGCCAGAGTCCGTTCATGCTTATGTCAATTATCacttgccgccgccgatgggcGAACCTTTTCCCATTCAAATGATCGCCACGGTAGGGTTTCAGCGGACCAAGTATGACAGGCAGCTTGTGCGGGTCACAGACATGCGGACTTGCGACGAGGAGTTCAGTCTCGATACCCAAGGCTTCAAGGTCGTGAAAAGTACTATCCGGGAAAGGCAGTGGGAGGGAGACTACCGATTCTTTCTCCCCGAACAGCTTCGGAAGGACGTCCAGGAGCTCTTGATGCGACAGTAAGTCTTGTCAAATTCAGTGCTGAGGAAGGTGAGTGTGTCCTGACCAACGTCTTAGCTCGGGAGCGACAGGTGTCTACCCTTTTGGGCCTCACGTCGTCCGTCGCGATCCCTATGAGAAGATTCTCAACATCTCCGATGACCTCCCAGATTCCCAAGTGCTGAACATGCAGCCTCCCGCCATGTTTATCCATGTCGGTAAGTATGACGAGGCCAAAACAGCAATGATGTGCCCACGCAGGATAGATCAATCGTACAAGGGTGCAGAAGCGGTACTTGATCGGCTCCCAGAGGCGGAAAGGCTTCGcgccaagaccaagaaccGGTGGGGAATAATCAACGTCTGGCATCCTCTCAAGCTTGTTCAGCGTGAACCACTGGCAGTGTATGACGCGCGCAGCGTTGAAGAATCGGATCTCCGCCCTGTCACGACGCGGATCGTTCTCGGCAAGCCGCCCAATACTACGAACAAGGACAACGAGCAGTGGCACATGGTTGCAAGTCCTCATCATGAGTGGTTCTACGCCAGCCATATGACTCCTGATGAGGCATTGTTGATCAAGGTTTTCGACACTAAGTTGGATGGAAGAGCTAGGCGGGTGCCGCACACTGCAATCCAAACTCCAAAGGATAATGGCCCGCCCCGAGAGAGCGTTGAGATTAGATGACTCGTGTTCTGGGAAGACCAGGACTTGGAGTAGGAAAAGACTTCAGTATCATAGTGTTGTAAATAGCGATACGCCTAAAGTTCACGTTGATGTGCATTCATGGAACGGATTCGAATCTACAGAATGGCCGTTAATCTCAAAGACAGATACTTAGTCATTGACGTAGCATATATCTCAGATCTCTTTCAGACCTTGATTAAGATATTCCCTATGTTTATTAAAACTTGGAACCCAACGTGAAATTCTGTAGTTTTCACTCTTTACGCGCCTTAAAGCAGTAAACGCCGTGCTTGTGTATATCGTATATTTCTGATGATGCATAGCGTTCGGATCCAGTGTCAAAAAAGGCTGAGATCATCTTACCCAGAGTTGGATTGACGCCTGGGTCTGGATCAATGGCTGTCAAGGCTACAATGTTCGCACAAATGTAACATGCAAGAACCGGCGAGGACGGGTAGATACAAGACAGAACACCGCTTAGACCGGGATGGAAAGAAAATCCCTGAATAAAGCACAATAATCACTCTGTGATCAACGAATCCCAGGTGTATTGCATCGAATCCATATCGTCAATCTAACACCACTGGCTGTCGAAGGTAGTATGGCAAACTTCAAACAAAAACTCATTCGAAGTATTTTCCATGAAAATGATGCCATGCTGAAGTTACCATGATAACATGGCCGCACCCCAGGCAACTGCAGCGACTTCCACCAAGACCATACAAGTAGACAGTCTGCCCAACACTCTGACCGCAGCAGAAGGGCACCCAGCAGCTCCACCGTCGTCCCCTGGCTTCGTAGTGGTaccactgctgctgccagaATCAGAGTCGCCActgccgcctccgcctccactATTACCTCCCCCGCTACCTCCCTTTGCCCGCTTGCagatgttgttgctgcccAGTAAtgttgccgtcgccgatgctCGATTTGTCGGTGTCCACGTCTGGTCGCCAGCGCGCGTACTCGGAGTCAAGGTTGCCTCAAAATCGATCTCGCCTCCCTTCCTTATTGACGTGGACGAAGTTGTGGTCAATAACGCCTGCGTCGGCTCGGGCAGATCCTCAAGCGGCGGCGTTGTTTCGGGAAAAGACGCCGTCCTTGACTGCTGCTGGCTAGACGTCGTGCTGCGCTTAGCATCGCCACCAGCGTTACCAGTTTCAACGCTTTTCCGACACTTCCCCTCTTCTGTGCATGTATGTCCGGCGTCGCAGTATCCACCGCCAGGGCAGCACACTTTACCGAAAGGACAACAACCGTCCACATGACATGTGTCTCCGGCGTCGCAGTAACTGCCATCAAAGTGGCAGCAAGTTGCACCTAATGGCATACATTTGGACCCGCAGCTTGCCTTTCCGATCCCACACTGCCCTGTGCCAGCCCCATCGCTGCCGCCCACCTTTCTGCACTTCCCCTCTTCTGTGCATGTATGTCCGGCGTCGCAGTATCCACCGCCAGGGCAGCACACTTTACCGAAAGGACAACAACCGTCCACATGACATGTGTCTCCGGCGTCGCAGTGACCGCCACCAGGGCAGCAtacgtcgccggcgggcaTGCAGCCGCCATTGCAGTCGTCTTTTCCGGGACCACACTCCAGAAGAGGGCCAGAACAGGTCTGACCAACCGGGCAGCATCCAGGATTGTTGCAGTAATTGCCAGCGTCACAGTATCTGCCCCCAGGGCAACATGTACCAGAATAAGGGATACATCCGTTGCTGCATCTTTTCATGCCTCGCTTCTCGCATGAGTCGGTGGCGCCGAAGTTGATGTCGATTCCGAAGGATCCGATTCCAGAGAAGGAGTTAACCCGAGAACCTTCGTTGTAACGGGTGAAATTATGATAAGCTTCGGCAAAGTAAATGAGAAAGCCAGAGATGGCCAGAGAAAATGAATTAAACCGCATTGCGATATACCTTAGAGATTAGATTGAATGATGGTGgatggtggtgctggtggaCGGTGgtgctgatggaggaagacGGGCAGAAGACCAACATTCGAACTAATCATTAAATACCTATAACAGCACCCACTAAATGCAAAACAAAAGAAGGAGAATGAAGCCGAGCTGAAATGGATCGCGTACTCCTGTAAGCCTTCTAGACCAAGCAAAAAACACTGTCGGTCGTTGTGTGGCGCAACTCCTCCGCTTTCGGCTCCTCACGCACAGTAATAGAGCAAAGGAGGGATACAAAGAGCGCCTTAGTTTGAAACGAGGCATAGTTCTACTGTTTGCTTTCAAAAACTTCTTTATCACTAAAGTTTACCTTGTAGCCTGGGGTGTAAAACGTAAGTATTTTCTAGCCTTCCTTTCTCGAGATAATAGGGCATTCTTTAGGTAAATATTTCGCTTCCGCATATAACTGAAAGCCAATTCAAGGTAAGCGTCTTTACTATAGTAAACTATCCTAGTTCTACTGCATATTGTAGCGATAAAAGGCTGGCagataaaaataaaataaaaaaccAGGAGGCGTGTGCTAGTAGCCTAAACACTGCTGTGGCTTGGAGCAGGGCTCCTAGGCTTATAAACGCCGGGTGCGTCTTAAATCAGGGCATCAACAATAAAAAATATCTGGGCGCTGATTCGAACATGATCTAGATGATCTACGGTTGTTATGCCTTTGAGGTTTGTAGATTGATGGCCTTTGTGGAAAGGCGTTGAATGCGTTTTTTATGATTGTTGCACAACGCTGAAAGCGGACATGGCTTGCAGCCACGTCCACGAGTGATCGCTTAGCGAAGCGCCTGGCGCCCTAGCAACTACCCTTTCTGCAAACGGAACTAGCTGCGGCTACAATACGTAACAAAGTAGCCTGCTTGGCTTAGACTTAGCCGCACCTTGCTTGACATCCCTGCACCTGCTACAAATCTTGTGAACTATGCTCTCTGCCTAAGCGTTGAACTAGAATAAACAGCTTAAGAATCTTAACTTTATACAACCTGAGGACAGATTTATTGTTGTACAGAGCTTCTAGGAGTGTAGCCTTATCGAATGCTAGTTAATTCATTTGTACCTAAAAGTACATTACGCAATTGCCGAAATTATCCGTTAGAGAGGGATTACTTTGATGTTTTTCAGCTGAAGACAGTTTGCAACAAGATTTGGGCCCCAACGCTTGGCAATAATTTGATTCAGCTTAGCGGCACCTGTTTCACGCCCTTCTCCTATTTTTCTGGTGTCTAAGCCTTGATGCATGAGGAACAGTCTGAAACATCTGTCTTACAGACTCGTTGAAAGCTGACTGATGTGCTGCGCCCGCGCAACTTTAAGAGGTAATGGTGGCAATTATTCTTTGTACAATCAAGGATTAGTAGATTCAGATATGTACATAGTATGATCCTTGCAAGAGAGCATTTATGTGATGCGGCCCCTAAAGGAAATAACACATTGCCGTCTTCAAACTACTTAAAGTCTGAGCTGGCTATCATTAGGCATACATTTGCACGTAAATGAAGACCACGAGCACCGTGACTGACTTTCACTTCATCTGGGATATCATCGTTCCATTATTGATTCCGATTTCGTTCCTAGACACTAGCAACACCTCGACATGGCTCCTAAGGGAGGTAAAGGAGGAAGCAGTGGAGGAAACCTAAGCATCCCAGCAAGCTGCCCAGGAGCGTTCTCGTCTCCGGACTCTCTTGTTGTTTTTGTATTAAGCATCCTGGTATTTGttttcttcgtcgccgtGTTCTTCTTGCGTTGTTCTTCAAATGTAAGGGTCAGTCCTGGAAAGAAACTAGTCGGGTTGCCATATGTTCTTTCTGTCACATGCTTCCTTATGTAAGTTACATGCTCTCACTATACATTAGAATTGGGAAGTGCTGACTCTTTTGAAGCGGTTTTGCCTGCCATTGGATATCACTATTATTTCGAGAATGCGATGTAGGAAGCTACTACGACTTCTACTACTGGAAAATTGCGGTAAATGTCTTGATTGGGATTGGGAACTGGTTTCTCTTATTCGTCATCGTGTGGACTCTCAACACGATGCTTCAAGAGCACCTTGGATACCGCATGACCTCTTGCAAGGTCGTCTGCATAGTCATTTTAGCGGTAACTGGGATGTTGACTTGTGCGCGCATTGGTCTGGGATCCTACGATCTCTGGATTCTTGCCGAATACTGGGAGTCTTCATACGACGCATATCCGAAACTGAATGTTGCGTACTGGGGGTTTTATCTTCTCAGCACCGTCACTTCTGGGATTTTCTCGCTCATTACAGCAATACCCTTAAATTCAAGGCTTCTTCTTGGTTCAGTAAGATCTCTCACCTCCAAAGTTGGATACTACTAACATATGACAGCGCTTGCTTGGCTGGATCGTTACCCTTCTTATCTCCAACGTCATTTATGTCCTCCTAATTACGGTTTTATGCTTGTTGGACCTTATGGCCTCCATCGACAGCTGGATAACTTGGACTGTAGTTGGATACACCGCGGACTTTTTTCGAGCCCTAACTTGCCTTCTCTTCATCTTTGTTGCACATAATTTAGCCTGGTCCAAGGAAACATCAACCGGTACAAACACAACTGCCACGGTTACGCATCATCAACCGATGTATGAGTCTGTGTTCATTGCACACCAACAACATCCGCAAGATGCTCCAAAAAGTGGGAAGCCCTATTACCACAAATAGAAATCAGTGTATGCTAGTTGGGTAGAAGTTCACAAGTGCCACTATGTGTCCCAGTTGCAGCCAGATTACCTGCCGCCCTAAGGTCGCGCGAGCAGGGTGAGCAGACATGAGCAGTTAGTGGATTGTTAGCAAGGATGTGTTCCCAATGCCAGCTGTTCTATGCGCTATTCCACCATATGAACGTCGCGTTGCTAATTGCCAGGACTCAGTGAAGCCAATCTTAGTTGCTTTTGGACATATCAGCTAACTGCTCTGTTCAAATATCCCTAGTGATTGGTTCTGTGCCGTTTTCCACCCACATCTCATACGTAACTTGCTGGTGAAGACTATTGTCCTCTTGCTGAAGTGTTGCTATACTCATATCAGCTTCATCCAGCCGTTTGCTAACCTTGCTGAGCAACAGCTCCCGAGACACTATCACTCATTCATCATCATGACTATATGTGCTCTTCCGTGACCATAGCAGTCTCTCATGCTTCCTTAAGTCTCCTGACTTTCGAGGGGTAATTCCAGCAAAGTTTAGGACCTTTCAGGTGTGTCAGGGAGTGGTATATGTCAAAGGAGTGCTGGTATAGGCATCTGTCGTGTATAGTCTATATGCCTGTTTTTAAATGGCGGATTGTCTAGTTCCAGATCACTTCTCATGCTGAGGGAGTGCTCTGCTTTACCGTCCGTACAAAGGGGACCACTTGCTGCGAGCGCGAATTTTGTCCCCGTAATGGTAGAAAAGGAAAGGGATAGGGGCCAGAACTACACCAAACAGTGCCAGTAGTGAAGTAGCACGAGCGACGCCAATAGCAGTGTACATGGATGTTCTATGTAGTAGTCAATAAAACAGCAAGACAAGTCAGGATTCTGGGAAGATACTTACGCGAAACCCGGAAAGCCGGATGCGAACAGAGATCGCATAAACGTGTTCGCCGCGATCGCCGAGTTTGAGTTGACTCCGTAGCAGTCGACAATGTAGTTCATCCCCTGCATGTTGATCAAGATAATATCGACGCCAATACGCACTCCGGCAATGGTCTGTGGCCATGGCCCTGTGGATGGAGAGCTAGTCGCCGAAAACCAGAACATGCCTCCCGGCAGAAGAAATGTTCCGATCATCATGAGCAGCAATCTGTTCTCTTGAGGACGTCCAGCCTTGGGGTCGGGGGAGAGCTTGGTGTTGACCGTTGTGACGATGAGGGCGCTGCCAAGGATCGTCCCAAGTAAGATGGACAGCAGCGGGAGGCTAGCCGAAGTGGCATCCCAATGGCGCTCCCGCTCAAAAGACATTGGGTAAGCGAGGAAAAAGACGTACATCAGCCCTGGAACACAATCAGTCAGAACTTTGGCAGCAGCTTTCGCGGGATAGATGACGCACCGAAGACCACAGAGATGTAAGTGGACATCAACAAAAGGATGGGCTCTAGAAAGAGCATTTTGGCAGGACGGGAGGGAAATCTCTCCACAATGTCATTGGGACTGCTCTCTTGCTCTTCCGACTTGGCTCGCAGTGCCCAGTTACGCGTCATGTGGCGCATGCGCTTCGCTCGCCTTTCCAACAGAATCGGGGAGTATGTCTCTGTCAAAACCAGGTAGGTGACCGCAGCCACACCGAGAGTGAATATGGCAGTGATATTGAAGATCCAGCGCCAGCCCAACGTGCTCTTGACAATAATGGAGCCTATCATCGGATCAAGCACAGGCCCAATCATTAGGAACATCCCCGTGCAAGGCATGGCAAATCCTCTCTGCTTTGGGGTCCAAATGTCGGTCAAGGTGCCGCTCAGGATGGCGGAAGACGCGGCGCCAAAAACGCCTTGTAAAAAGCGGAAGACAAAGATGGTGAAGAGGCTTTGAGCATTCGTTGCCGGTAGCTGAAGAATAGCAAACGTTACATAGCCAGTCAACAGTGGCCGCTTCCTACCATAACGCTCAGACAAGGGCCTGGAAACGGCCTGT containing:
- a CDS encoding Putative hydroxylase/desaturase AsaB; translated protein: MPYSSQKPESVHAYVNYHLPPPMGEPFPIQMIATVGFQRTKYDRQLVRVTDMRTCDEEFSLDTQGFKVVKSTIRERQWEGDYRFFLPEQLRKDVQELLMRHSGATGVYPFGPHVVRRDPYEKILNISDDLPDSQVLNMQPPAMFIHVGKYDEAKTAMMCPRRIDQSYKGAEAVLDRLPEAERLRAKTKNRWGIINVWHPLKLVQREPLAVYDARSVEESDLRPVTTRIVLGKPPNTTNKDNEQWHMVASPHHEWFYASHMTPDEALLIKVFDTKLDGRARRVPHTAIQTPKDNGPPRESVEIR
- a CDS encoding Putative major facilitator superfamily, MFS transporter superfamily; this encodes MASTPHATSAEAPSSENVFSLDEQVFAKIQGGDFIVDWLGPEDKGHPQNLPTPRKWLITLVLALYVLSTTFSSSVFSPAAGVTAAEYNTTVQTMVFGGTSLFMLGFAVGPIIFGPLSERYGRKRPLLTGYVTFAILQLPATNAQSLFTIFVFRFLQGVFGAASSAILSGTLTDIWTPKQRGFAMPCTGMFLMIGPVLDPMIGSIIVKSTLGWRWIFNITAIFTLGVAAVTYLVLTETYSPILLERRAKRMRHMTRNWALRAKSEEQESSPNDIVERFPSRPAKMLFLEPILLLMSTYISVVFGLMYVFFLAYPMSFERERHWDATSASLPLLSILLGTILGSALIVTTVNTKLSPDPKAGRPQENRLLLMMIGTFLLPGGMFWFSATSSPSTGPWPQTIAGVRIGVDIILINMQGMNYIVDCYGVNSNSAIAANTFMRSLFASGFPGFATSMYTAIGVARATSLLALFGVVLAPIPFLFYHYGDKIRARSKWSPLYGR